The proteins below are encoded in one region of Oncorhynchus gorbuscha isolate QuinsamMale2020 ecotype Even-year linkage group LG01, OgorEven_v1.0, whole genome shotgun sequence:
- the sin3aa gene encoding SIN3 transcription regulator family member Aa isoform X2 produces the protein MKRRLEEQEPVFASQQRRLTCSTEAFQHRVLAPAPAAYEAVGDSMQPTAGNIQYSVPQGYQVPTVPQNSSGHVHTPSPTVHHHSPAVQPHGPPVMQCHAHPPASAQGQQQFQRLKVEDALSYLDQVKLQFGNQPQVYNDFLDIMKEFKSQSIDTPGVISRVSQLFKGHPDLIMGFNTFLPPGYKIEVATNDLVNVTTPGQIHHITPHGISVSQIPLSGPPTPHQPQVPAPTTTSAPSPPTQPTPTKMSKPLQSPVLTPSSQPNPSIPAYASPQSPTLQPHTPISGTPNAPPLQNNQPVEFNHAINYVNKIKNRFQGQPDIYKAFLEILHTYQKEQRNAKEAGGNYTPALTEQEVYAQVARLFKNQEDLLSEFGQFLPDANSSVLLSKTTAEKAESVRNDHGGTAKKLQLNNKQRPNQNGCQIRMLSGTVVTPPVKKKPKLLNLKDSSLVEASKHGDGTESLFFEKVRKALRSAEAYDNFLRCLVIFNQEVISRAELVQLVLPFLGRFPELFNWFKNFLGYREMSHTERYPKERALEGIAMEIDYASCKRLGSSYRALPKSYTQPKCTGRTPLCKEVLNDTWVSFPSWSEDSTFVSSKKTQYEEHIYRCEDERFELDVVLETNLATIRMLETVQRKLSRMSAEEQAKFRLDNTLGGSSEVIHRKAIQRIYGDKAPDIIDGLKKNPAISVPIVLKRLKNKEEEWREAQRGFNKIWREQNEKYYLKSLDHQGINFKQNDTKVLRSKTLLNEIESIYDERQEQASEENTAMPSGPHLTLTYKDSQILEDAAALIIHHVKRQTGIQKEDKYKIKQIIHHLIPDMLFAQRGELSDLEEEEEEEMELDEAVAKKHNGVAQGGSPNKSSKLLFCNTGAQKLRSCTEAYNLFYVNNNWYIFLRLHQTLCSRLMRIYGQAERQIEEDIRERDWEREVLGLKRDKNDNPAIQLRLKEPMDIEVEDYYSAFLEMVRNLLDGNMEPAQYEDSLREMFTIHAYTAFTMDKLIQSIARQLQHIVSDEICVQVTDLYLAESTNGATGGPLPTQTSRASTEGCYQRKAEQIMSDENCFKLMFLKNRGHVQLTVELLDTEEENSDEPMEAERWSDYVGRYLNSDSTSPELREHLAQKPVFLPRNLRRIRKYQRGREQLEKEASEGEKKSTENAENLKMECMFKLNSYKMVYVFKSEDYMYRRTALLRAHQSHERVSTRLHKRFQAWVDFWVKEHVTRDMAAETNKWLMGEGRDGLVPCTTTRELEILHFMNINKYRVKYGSPFKAP, from the exons ATGAAACGGCGCTTGGAGGAACAGGAACCGGTATTTGCGTCCCAACAGCGGCGCCTCACCTGCAGCACGGAGGCTTTCCAGCACCGTGTCCTGGCCCCGGCGCCTGCCGCATACGAGGCGGTGGGCGACAGCATGCAGCCTACCGCAGGCAACATTCAGTATTCTGTCCCACAGGGCTACCAG GTCCCCACGGTGCCACAGAACTCGAGTGGTCATGTGCACACCCCTAGCCCAACTGTACACCACCACAGCCCAGCGGTCCAGCCCCACGGGCCCCCTGTGATGCAGTGCCACGCTCACCCCCCTGCCTCAGCCCAGGGCCAGCAGCAATTCCAGAGGCTCAAG gtGGAAGATGCTTTGTCTTACCTGGACCAAGTGAAACTCCAGTTTGGCAACCAACCTCAAGTCTACAATGACTTCCTGGACATCATGAAGGAGTTCAAGTCTCAAAG CATTGACACTCCAGGGGTGATAAGCAGGGTATCCCAGCTCTTCAAAGGCCACCCCGACCTCATTATGGGATTCAACACCTTCCTGCCACCGGGCTACAAGATCGAGGTTGCGACCAACGACCTGGTCAATGTAACCACGCCGGGTCAGATCCACCACATCACCCCTCACGGCATTTCTGTCTCACAAATCCCCCTGTCGGGACCACCCACCCCGCACCAGCCCCAGGTGCcagcccccaccaccacctctgcACCATCCCCTCCCACACAGCCAACCCCTACCAAGATGAGCAAG CCACTGCAATCTCCAGTCCTCACGCCAAGCAGCCAGCCCAATCCGTCCATCCCCGCCTATGCCTCCCCCCAATCCCCAACCCTGCAGCCCCACACACCGATAAGTGGCACGCCCAATGCCCCTCCGCTGCAGAACAACCAGCCTGTGGAGTTCAATCATGCCATCAACTACGTCAACAAGATCAAGAACCGTTTCCAGGGTCAGCCAGACATCTACAAAGCCTTCCTGGAGATCCTGCACACCTACCAG AAGGAGCAGCGGAATGCTAAGGAGGCAGGAGGGAACTACACCCCAGCCCTGACAGAGCAGGAGGTCTATGCCCAGGTGGCCCGGCTCTTCAAGAACCAGGAGGACCTTCTCTCTGAGTTTGGCCAGTTCTTACCAGATGCCAACAGCTCGGTG CTGTTAAGCAAGACGACAGCAGAAAAGGCGGAGTCTGTGCGGAATGACCACGGTGGCACAGCGAAGAAGCTGCAGCTCAACAACAAACAAAGGCCCAATCAGAACGGTTGCCAGATCCGCATGCTCTCTGGGACGGTTGTCACACCCCCTGTCAAG AAGAAGCCCAAGTTACTGAATTTGAAAGACTCGTCCCTGGTAGAAGCCAGCAAACATGGAGATGGCACAGAATCTCTGTTCTTTGAGAAG gtGCGGAAGGCCTTGCGGAGTGCAGAGGCCTATGACAACTTCCTGCGTTGTTTGGTTATCTTCAACCAAGAGGTCATCTCCAGGGCTGAGCTGGTGCAACTGGTGCTGCCTTTCCTGGG GAGATTCCCCGAACTGTTCAATTGGTTCAAGAACTTCCTAGGATACCGGGAAATGTCCCACACTGAGCGCTATCCCAAGGAGCGTGCCTTGGAGGGCATTGCCATGGAGATCGACTATGCTTCCTGCAAGAGACTGGGCTCGAGCTACAGAGCACTGCCGAAGAGCTACACGCAGCCCAAGTGCACCGGGAGAACGCCACTGTGCAAAGAG GTCCTCAATGACACCTGGGTGTCCTTCCCTTCCTGGTCTGAAGACTCCACCTTTGTGAGCTCCAAAAAGACCCAGTATGAGGAGCACATCTACAGATGTGAGGATGAACGCTTCGAG CTGGACGTGGTGCTGGAGACCAACCTGGCCACCATCCGCATGCTGGAGACCGTACAAAGAAAACTGTCCCGTATGTCTGCCGAGGAGCAGGCTAAGTTTCGCCTGGACAACACGCTGGGAGGCTCCTCGGAAGTCATCCATCGCAAGGCCATCCAGAGGATATACGGTGACAAGGCCCCTGACATCATCGATGGGCTCAAGAAGAACCCTGCCATTTCTGTTCCCATTGTGCTGAAGAG GTTAAAGAACAAGGAGGAGGAGTGGCGGGAAGCCCAGAGGGGCTTCAACAAGATCTGGAGGGAGCAGAATGAGAAGTACTACTTGAAGTCTCTCGACCACCAAGGTATCAACTTCAAACAGAACGACACCAAGGTGCTACGATCCAAGACACTGCTCAATGAGATTGAGAGCATCTACGACGAG CGACAGGAACAGGCGTCGGAGGAGAACACCGCGATGCCCAGCGGCCCCCACCTGACTTTGACCTACAAGGACAGCCAGATCCTGGAGGATGCTGCCGCCCTCATCATCCACCACGTCAAGCGGCAGACGGGCATCCAGAAGGAGGATAAGTACAAGATCAAACAAATCATTCACCACTTGATCCCAGACATGCTGTTTGCCCAGCGCGGCGAGCTCTCGGAcctggaggaagaagaggaagaggagatggagcTGGATGAGGCCGTGGCCAAGAAGCACAATGGCGTCGCGCAAGGCGGAAGCCCCAACAAGTCCTCCAAGCTCCTCTTCTGCAACACGGGTGCCCAGAAGCTGCGAAGTTGCACCGAGGCCTACAATCTGTTTTACGTCAACAATAACTGGTACATCTTCCTGCGGCTGCACCAGACACTGTGCTCGCGGCTGATGCGGATCTACGGGCAGGCGGAGAGACAAATTGAGGAGGACATCCGGGAgcgtgactgggagagagaggtgctggGCCTCAAGCGAGACAAGAATGACAACCCTGCCATCCAGCTGAGACTGAAAGAGCCCA TGGATATAGAGGTGGAGGACTACTACTCTGCCTTCCTGGAGATGGTGCGGAACCTTCTGGATGGCAACATGGAGCCGGCTCAGTACGAGGACTCCCTCCGGGAGATGTTCACCATCCATGCCTACACCGCCTTCACCATGGACAAACTCATCCAGAGCATCGCCAGGCAG CTCCAGCACATAGTGAGTGACGAGATCTGCGTGCAGGTGACAGACCTGTATTTAGCAGAGAGCACCAACGGGGCCACCGGAGGTCCCCTTCCCACCCAGACATCCAGAGCTTCCACAGAGGGATGCTACCAGCGCAAGGCGGAACAGATCATGTCCGATGAGAATTGCTTCAAG CTTATGTTTCTAAAGAACAGAGGCCATGTTCAACTGACAGTGGAGCTTCTGGACACCGAGGAGGAGAACTCCGATGAACCCATGGAGGCAGAG CGCTGGTCAGATTACGTGGGTCGCTACCTGAATTCTGACTCTACCTCTCCAGAGTTGCGGGAACACCTTGCTCAGAAACCTGTCTTCCTTCCCAG GAACCTCCGTCGGATACGGAAGTACCAAAGGGGTAGGGAGCAGCTAGAGAAGGAGGCcagcgagggagagaaaaagtCCACGGAGAATGCCGAGAACCTTAAAATGGAATGTATGTTCAAGCTCAACTCCTATAAGATGGTTTATGTCTTCAAGTCTGAGGACTACATGTACCGACGCACTGCCTTGCTGCGAGCTCACCAG TCACACGAGAGAGTGAGCACTCGGTTGCACAAGCGCTTCCAGGCCTGGGTCGACTTCTGGGTGAAGGAGCATGTCACTCGCGACATGGCCGCTGAGACCAACAAGTGGCTGATGGGAGAGGGGCGTGACGGTCTGGTGCCGTGCACCACCACCCGCGAGCTGGAGATCCTCCACTTCATGAACATCAACAAGTACCGTGTCAAATACGGCTCACCCTTCAAAGCACCATAA
- the sin3aa gene encoding SIN3 transcription regulator family member Aa isoform X3: MKRRLEEQEPVFASQQRRLTCSTEAFQHRVLAPAPAAYEAVGDSMQPTAGNIQYSVPQGYQVPTVPQNSSGHVHTPSPTVHHHSPAVQPHGPPVMQCHAHPPASAQGQQQFQRLKVEDALSYLDQVKLQFGNQPQVYNDFLDIMKEFKSQSIDTPGVISRVSQLFKGHPDLIMGFNTFLPPGYKIEVATNDLVNVTTPGQIHHITPHGISVSQIPLSGPPTPHQPQVPAPTTTSAPSPPTQPTPTKMSKQPLQSPVLTPSSQPNPSIPAYASPQSPTLQPHTPISGTPNAPPLQNNQPVEFNHAINYVNKIKNRFQGQPDIYKAFLEILHTYQKEQRNAKEAGGNYTPALTEQEVYAQVARLFKNQEDLLSEFGQFLPDANSSVLLSKTTAEKAESVRNDHGGTAKKLQLNNKQRPNQNGCQIRMLSGTVVTPPVKKPKLLNLKDSSLVEASKHGDGTESLFFEKVRKALRSAEAYDNFLRCLVIFNQEVISRAELVQLVLPFLGRFPELFNWFKNFLGYREMSHTERYPKERALEGIAMEIDYASCKRLGSSYRALPKSYTQPKCTGRTPLCKEVLNDTWVSFPSWSEDSTFVSSKKTQYEEHIYRCEDERFELDVVLETNLATIRMLETVQRKLSRMSAEEQAKFRLDNTLGGSSEVIHRKAIQRIYGDKAPDIIDGLKKNPAISVPIVLKRLKNKEEEWREAQRGFNKIWREQNEKYYLKSLDHQGINFKQNDTKVLRSKTLLNEIESIYDERQEQASEENTAMPSGPHLTLTYKDSQILEDAAALIIHHVKRQTGIQKEDKYKIKQIIHHLIPDMLFAQRGELSDLEEEEEEEMELDEAVAKKHNGVAQGGSPNKSSKLLFCNTGAQKLRSCTEAYNLFYVNNNWYIFLRLHQTLCSRLMRIYGQAERQIEEDIRERDWEREVLGLKRDKNDNPAIQLRLKEPMDIEVEDYYSAFLEMVRNLLDGNMEPAQYEDSLREMFTIHAYTAFTMDKLIQSIARQLQHIVSDEICVQVTDLYLAESTNGATGGPLPTQTSRASTEGCYQRKAEQIMSDENCFKLMFLKNRGHVQLTVELLDTEEENSDEPMEAERWSDYVGRYLNSDSTSPELREHLAQKPVFLPRNLRRIRKYQRGREQLEKEASEGEKKSTENAENLKMECMFKLNSYKMVYVFKSEDYMYRRTALLRAHQSHERVSTRLHKRFQAWVDFWVKEHVTRDMAAETNKWLMGEGRDGLVPCTTTRELEILHFMNINKYRVKYGSPFKAP, encoded by the exons ATGAAACGGCGCTTGGAGGAACAGGAACCGGTATTTGCGTCCCAACAGCGGCGCCTCACCTGCAGCACGGAGGCTTTCCAGCACCGTGTCCTGGCCCCGGCGCCTGCCGCATACGAGGCGGTGGGCGACAGCATGCAGCCTACCGCAGGCAACATTCAGTATTCTGTCCCACAGGGCTACCAG GTCCCCACGGTGCCACAGAACTCGAGTGGTCATGTGCACACCCCTAGCCCAACTGTACACCACCACAGCCCAGCGGTCCAGCCCCACGGGCCCCCTGTGATGCAGTGCCACGCTCACCCCCCTGCCTCAGCCCAGGGCCAGCAGCAATTCCAGAGGCTCAAG gtGGAAGATGCTTTGTCTTACCTGGACCAAGTGAAACTCCAGTTTGGCAACCAACCTCAAGTCTACAATGACTTCCTGGACATCATGAAGGAGTTCAAGTCTCAAAG CATTGACACTCCAGGGGTGATAAGCAGGGTATCCCAGCTCTTCAAAGGCCACCCCGACCTCATTATGGGATTCAACACCTTCCTGCCACCGGGCTACAAGATCGAGGTTGCGACCAACGACCTGGTCAATGTAACCACGCCGGGTCAGATCCACCACATCACCCCTCACGGCATTTCTGTCTCACAAATCCCCCTGTCGGGACCACCCACCCCGCACCAGCCCCAGGTGCcagcccccaccaccacctctgcACCATCCCCTCCCACACAGCCAACCCCTACCAAGATGAGCAAG CAGCCACTGCAATCTCCAGTCCTCACGCCAAGCAGCCAGCCCAATCCGTCCATCCCCGCCTATGCCTCCCCCCAATCCCCAACCCTGCAGCCCCACACACCGATAAGTGGCACGCCCAATGCCCCTCCGCTGCAGAACAACCAGCCTGTGGAGTTCAATCATGCCATCAACTACGTCAACAAGATCAAGAACCGTTTCCAGGGTCAGCCAGACATCTACAAAGCCTTCCTGGAGATCCTGCACACCTACCAG AAGGAGCAGCGGAATGCTAAGGAGGCAGGAGGGAACTACACCCCAGCCCTGACAGAGCAGGAGGTCTATGCCCAGGTGGCCCGGCTCTTCAAGAACCAGGAGGACCTTCTCTCTGAGTTTGGCCAGTTCTTACCAGATGCCAACAGCTCGGTG CTGTTAAGCAAGACGACAGCAGAAAAGGCGGAGTCTGTGCGGAATGACCACGGTGGCACAGCGAAGAAGCTGCAGCTCAACAACAAACAAAGGCCCAATCAGAACGGTTGCCAGATCCGCATGCTCTCTGGGACGGTTGTCACACCCCCTGTCAAG AAGCCCAAGTTACTGAATTTGAAAGACTCGTCCCTGGTAGAAGCCAGCAAACATGGAGATGGCACAGAATCTCTGTTCTTTGAGAAG gtGCGGAAGGCCTTGCGGAGTGCAGAGGCCTATGACAACTTCCTGCGTTGTTTGGTTATCTTCAACCAAGAGGTCATCTCCAGGGCTGAGCTGGTGCAACTGGTGCTGCCTTTCCTGGG GAGATTCCCCGAACTGTTCAATTGGTTCAAGAACTTCCTAGGATACCGGGAAATGTCCCACACTGAGCGCTATCCCAAGGAGCGTGCCTTGGAGGGCATTGCCATGGAGATCGACTATGCTTCCTGCAAGAGACTGGGCTCGAGCTACAGAGCACTGCCGAAGAGCTACACGCAGCCCAAGTGCACCGGGAGAACGCCACTGTGCAAAGAG GTCCTCAATGACACCTGGGTGTCCTTCCCTTCCTGGTCTGAAGACTCCACCTTTGTGAGCTCCAAAAAGACCCAGTATGAGGAGCACATCTACAGATGTGAGGATGAACGCTTCGAG CTGGACGTGGTGCTGGAGACCAACCTGGCCACCATCCGCATGCTGGAGACCGTACAAAGAAAACTGTCCCGTATGTCTGCCGAGGAGCAGGCTAAGTTTCGCCTGGACAACACGCTGGGAGGCTCCTCGGAAGTCATCCATCGCAAGGCCATCCAGAGGATATACGGTGACAAGGCCCCTGACATCATCGATGGGCTCAAGAAGAACCCTGCCATTTCTGTTCCCATTGTGCTGAAGAG GTTAAAGAACAAGGAGGAGGAGTGGCGGGAAGCCCAGAGGGGCTTCAACAAGATCTGGAGGGAGCAGAATGAGAAGTACTACTTGAAGTCTCTCGACCACCAAGGTATCAACTTCAAACAGAACGACACCAAGGTGCTACGATCCAAGACACTGCTCAATGAGATTGAGAGCATCTACGACGAG CGACAGGAACAGGCGTCGGAGGAGAACACCGCGATGCCCAGCGGCCCCCACCTGACTTTGACCTACAAGGACAGCCAGATCCTGGAGGATGCTGCCGCCCTCATCATCCACCACGTCAAGCGGCAGACGGGCATCCAGAAGGAGGATAAGTACAAGATCAAACAAATCATTCACCACTTGATCCCAGACATGCTGTTTGCCCAGCGCGGCGAGCTCTCGGAcctggaggaagaagaggaagaggagatggagcTGGATGAGGCCGTGGCCAAGAAGCACAATGGCGTCGCGCAAGGCGGAAGCCCCAACAAGTCCTCCAAGCTCCTCTTCTGCAACACGGGTGCCCAGAAGCTGCGAAGTTGCACCGAGGCCTACAATCTGTTTTACGTCAACAATAACTGGTACATCTTCCTGCGGCTGCACCAGACACTGTGCTCGCGGCTGATGCGGATCTACGGGCAGGCGGAGAGACAAATTGAGGAGGACATCCGGGAgcgtgactgggagagagaggtgctggGCCTCAAGCGAGACAAGAATGACAACCCTGCCATCCAGCTGAGACTGAAAGAGCCCA TGGATATAGAGGTGGAGGACTACTACTCTGCCTTCCTGGAGATGGTGCGGAACCTTCTGGATGGCAACATGGAGCCGGCTCAGTACGAGGACTCCCTCCGGGAGATGTTCACCATCCATGCCTACACCGCCTTCACCATGGACAAACTCATCCAGAGCATCGCCAGGCAG CTCCAGCACATAGTGAGTGACGAGATCTGCGTGCAGGTGACAGACCTGTATTTAGCAGAGAGCACCAACGGGGCCACCGGAGGTCCCCTTCCCACCCAGACATCCAGAGCTTCCACAGAGGGATGCTACCAGCGCAAGGCGGAACAGATCATGTCCGATGAGAATTGCTTCAAG CTTATGTTTCTAAAGAACAGAGGCCATGTTCAACTGACAGTGGAGCTTCTGGACACCGAGGAGGAGAACTCCGATGAACCCATGGAGGCAGAG CGCTGGTCAGATTACGTGGGTCGCTACCTGAATTCTGACTCTACCTCTCCAGAGTTGCGGGAACACCTTGCTCAGAAACCTGTCTTCCTTCCCAG GAACCTCCGTCGGATACGGAAGTACCAAAGGGGTAGGGAGCAGCTAGAGAAGGAGGCcagcgagggagagaaaaagtCCACGGAGAATGCCGAGAACCTTAAAATGGAATGTATGTTCAAGCTCAACTCCTATAAGATGGTTTATGTCTTCAAGTCTGAGGACTACATGTACCGACGCACTGCCTTGCTGCGAGCTCACCAG TCACACGAGAGAGTGAGCACTCGGTTGCACAAGCGCTTCCAGGCCTGGGTCGACTTCTGGGTGAAGGAGCATGTCACTCGCGACATGGCCGCTGAGACCAACAAGTGGCTGATGGGAGAGGGGCGTGACGGTCTGGTGCCGTGCACCACCACCCGCGAGCTGGAGATCCTCCACTTCATGAACATCAACAAGTACCGTGTCAAATACGGCTCACCCTTCAAAGCACCATAA